The DNA sequence CGGTCAATTACACCCCGGCGCGCAATGCCGTGATCCTCTATCGCGTGACCTATCCTTCGGTGATCCCGGAACGCGGCAACCAGCCCATCCTGGCCTCGGGTCTGCTGGCCATTCCCGATACGTCGGCCAAGTCCTATCCCATGCTGTCCTATCAGCATGGCACGGTCTACGAGCGCAAGCAGGTGCCGTCCTTCCCCGAGCAATCGCCGGAAACGCAATTGATGATCGCCCAGTTCGCCGGCCAGGGTTACGTCCTGATCGGCGCCGATTATTTCGGCATGGGCATTTCCACCGAACCCGAGAGCTACATGGTCAAGGGCAGTCATCAGCAAGCTACCTACGACATGTTGATGGCTTCGCGCAGCGTGCTCTCCAGCATGGGCGTAGCCAGTGACAAGCTGTTCCTCTCGGGCTGGTCGCAGGGCGGTTTCGTCACCATGGCCTTCCTGGAAAAGCTGGAGGCGGCCGGCGTCAAGGTCGATGGCGCCACCACTGCCAGTGCGCCGCTGGATGTGTTCGCACTGCTGGAAGGCTTCCTCACCTATCCGCGGTCCAATGATGCGGTCTGGCTCAATAGCATCGTGATCCTGTCGGCATTTGCCTTCGAGAATTATTATGGTGTACCCGGACTGGCGCGCTCGGTCTTGACCGATGCCTCCTATGACGTATCGAAGAAGGCCTACGAGCGCCAGCCTTTCAATGTGGCCGACATTCCCACCGATCTTCACAAGTTGATTCGCCCCGAGTATTTCGATACCCACTATTTCGCCAATTCTGCATATGGCCGCCTGATCGCCAACACCCAGGCCTATCGTTGGGTGATCCGCTCTGATGTGCGCAACTATTACGGTGAGTCCGATGAAGCCATCACCCCGGGCGTAGGTCGCATGGCGATGACCTATGCGCAAGCCATGGGTTCGGGCAACCTGCACGTGCAGGCGGTGTCCACCGGACCGACCACCCATCGTGGCACTTTTGCCACAGCGGTACCTTTGTGGAAGAACTGGTTCGATAGCAAATCTGCCACAAAGTAAGACACATCCTCCTCCTCGTCCAGAGTACAGGTCTTCTTTTGCCAGCCCCAAAGGCAGAGCAGACCTGTCTCTTCCCCTCTTTTCCGTCCTGAGGTCGCAACTCATCCGGCATATCATCCGCTTGCCGGTCCCCCCCACCGGCCTGGCACTTCCCTCCACTCTATACTGCAATCCACATGAATCCTCTTCGTCGTCTCCGTCTGGGCGCACGCCTGGCCGCCGGCTTTGCCGCGCTTTTACTATTGCTCATCGTCATCACCGTCATCGGCATCACCCGCATGTCTTCGCTGGATCAGACGTCCATCGAGATCAGTGGCAGTACCTATCCCAAGGTCAATGCCGCCCAGAAGATGGAATATCTGATGATGAATATTGCCCGCGCCGCACGCAACATCATCATTCTGGAAGATGCTGCACAGATGGCCAGCAATAAGAAATCCATCGACAAGGATCTGGCGGACTACCAGAAGGCCCTGGAGTACCTGCGCACCCATGCCAGCACTGACGAAAGCCGACGACTGACGGCGCTCGCCGATGAGCAGAGCAAGGCCTATTTCGCCTTCACTGCCGATGTGGTCGATCTTGGCTTGAAGAACCAGAACGTCGAAGGACAGCGTCTGTTGTTCGGCCCGCGCTACAAGACCCAAGGCGAGCTCCTGGCCACCCTGCAACAACTGGTCACCCTGTTTGAAGGCCAGATGCACGAAGCGACCCAGGCCGCACACGATACCTACCTCACCTCGTCCACGATTCTGGGTGTGTCGGCTGCCGTGGCAGTGCTGCTTGGTCTGATCGCCGCATTGGCGATCAGCCGCTCCATCACCGTGCCGATGGCCGATGCCTTGGATACCGCGCGCAAAGTGGCCAATGGTGACCTGACCAAAACCATCACCGACCATGCCCCCGATGAAACCGGCGAACTGCTGGCCGCCCTGCGCGAGATGAACCGCTCGCTGGTGGACATCGTCTCCAGTGTGCGCACCGGTGCCGATACCATCGCCACTGCCTCGCAGGAAATCGCCTCCGGCAACCAGGACTTGTCGGCACGCACCGAACACCAGGCCAGCTCTCTGGAAGAAACCGCCTCTTCGATGGAGGAGTTGACCTCCACCGTGCAGCAGAACAGCGCCAATGCCCGCCATGCGGCCGAAATGGCGCAGGCCGCCACGCAGATCGCTGGCCAGGGTGGCGAGATCGTCGGTCAGGTGGTGACCACCATGGATGGCATCGATGCCTCGGCCCGCAAGATCGTCGATATCATCGGCGTGATCGACGGCATCGCCTTCCAGACCAATATCCTGGCCTTGAATGCCGCCGTCGAGGCGGCCCGTGCCGGCGAACAAGGGCGCGGCTTCGCGGTGGTGGCTACCGAAGTGCGTAGCCTGGCGCAACGCTCGGCGGCTGCTGCCAAGGAAATCAAGGTCTTGATCGGCGACTCCGTGGAGAAAGTGGATTCCGGCGCCCAACTGGTCAAGAAGGCTGGTCATACCATGCAGGAAATCGTGCAGAGCGTGGCCCAGGTCAATACCATCATCGGCCAGATCAGCGCGGCCGGTGAAGAGCAGCGGGCCGGTATCGAGCAGGTGCACCAGGCAGTGGCGCAGATGGATGAGGTGACCCAGCAGAACGCCGCGCTGGTGGAACAAGCGGCCGCCGCTTCGCGCGCCATGCAGGGTCAGGCTGCGGAACTGGCCGAACAGGTCAGTATTTTCCGCCTGCCCGCTTGAGGTGCTGGTGTGATGCGCTGAGGCGCCATCCGGGATGCGGGCGGCAAGCCCGCAGCCCGGAAAGGTAAGGCATTCAGGAAATGAAATCTAAGTCATTGCAGCCCGGCATAGCACGCAACAAGGCCACGGCAAGCCCGAAAGGCTTGCAGGAAGAGGCTGCAAGGAGGAGGGGAGCCGCGACCGGATGCGGTCGCGGCGAGGATGCATTAGTTTTTGTCAGTCCTGGCCCTTGGCGGCGAGATCGATCGCACGCACGATGGCCACGGCCTTTTCGATCACTTCAGCCTGGCTGGACACCCGCATACTCTTCTTGAGGTGGTGGATGTAGTCACGGGTCTGGCGGCTCACCGGTACGTTGAGGAAACCATCCGGCTCGGTGATGAAACGCGGAGGAACCACCACGACTGGCTCGGGTGTCTTGGAACGCTTGGGCATGGGTATCTCCCTTTTGATTGGTCTGGATGACGGCGGCACAGTGCCTGCGGCAATATAACTTTGATCGTAAAAATATCAGAACTTATTTTTTCGATTTTACGCTTTTTGTCCTCAAACTCTTATTCGGCGGGAATGAGGGCGGACAACTTTAGCGTGATCGCAACAACGAGGACGCCACCGCTTTTTATTCCTGCTTCCCTGCCATGTCAAGCAAGTTCGTCAAGTACTTGCCGGAGGCGCCTGCCAGGACCAGATCATTTAGATTTTCTGCTTCCCCGATTTGGGCTCGGATCCCTTTCAAATCCCGCTTTCTCCTCTGCGTTGGCCATTGGGCGTCGATGTCCAGGCTTTTTACCGATTCCATAAAAACTAAGAACTGCGCGATCGTGTCGAGTCATTGTCGACTGATATTGGCAGCGATATCACAGACTTCCCTTAGCAGTGGGATACGGAAACTGTTTACGTCGACGATATTCATGCTGGCATGGTCCTTGCTGTGCTCTGAACGGTATATGCCCACCTCCCTGTCTCAAGGGGAGGGTTGGCGCAAGCAGGTCAGAGAGGACGATTTTCTAAGTCTTTATCCTGCCGTAGAGTTCAAGCCATTCATCGATCACAAGGAACCCCCATGAAGTTCGTCAAGACCGCAATCGTTGCATCCCTGGGCCTGATGGCCGTACTGGCCGCCTCCGCCCACGCCGACAACCTGGCCGATATCCAG is a window from the Herbaspirillum rubrisubalbicans genome containing:
- a CDS encoding methyl-accepting chemotaxis protein → MNPLRRLRLGARLAAGFAALLLLLIVITVIGITRMSSLDQTSIEISGSTYPKVNAAQKMEYLMMNIARAARNIIILEDAAQMASNKKSIDKDLADYQKALEYLRTHASTDESRRLTALADEQSKAYFAFTADVVDLGLKNQNVEGQRLLFGPRYKTQGELLATLQQLVTLFEGQMHEATQAAHDTYLTSSTILGVSAAVAVLLGLIAALAISRSITVPMADALDTARKVANGDLTKTITDHAPDETGELLAALREMNRSLVDIVSSVRTGADTIATASQEIASGNQDLSARTEHQASSLEETASSMEELTSTVQQNSANARHAAEMAQAATQIAGQGGEIVGQVVTTMDGIDASARKIVDIIGVIDGIAFQTNILALNAAVEAARAGEQGRGFAVVATEVRSLAQRSAAAAKEIKVLIGDSVEKVDSGAQLVKKAGHTMQEIVQSVAQVNTIIGQISAAGEEQRAGIEQVHQAVAQMDEVTQQNAALVEQAAAASRAMQGQAAELAEQVSIFRLPA
- a CDS encoding alpha/beta hydrolase family protein, with translation MKSSLVRMTMILGLLACAVPAMVQAQAPAISAPQAVQAVASGVRYEMIGRWDVDKLNTILKKDTPAFSGVPVNYTPARNAVILYRVTYPSVIPERGNQPILASGLLAIPDTSAKSYPMLSYQHGTVYERKQVPSFPEQSPETQLMIAQFAGQGYVLIGADYFGMGISTEPESYMVKGSHQQATYDMLMASRSVLSSMGVASDKLFLSGWSQGGFVTMAFLEKLEAAGVKVDGATTASAPLDVFALLEGFLTYPRSNDAVWLNSIVILSAFAFENYYGVPGLARSVLTDASYDVSKKAYERQPFNVADIPTDLHKLIRPEYFDTHYFANSAYGRLIANTQAYRWVIRSDVRNYYGESDEAITPGVGRMAMTYAQAMGSGNLHVQAVSTGPTTHRGTFATAVPLWKNWFDSKSATK